Part of the Gadus macrocephalus chromosome 22, ASM3116895v1 genome, tgcttctctctctctctctctctctctctctctctctctctctctctctctctctctctctctctctctctctctctctctctctctctctctctctctctctctctctctctctcttctctttctctttctctctctctccctctctgctcctctctctctctgagaattattttcttctctatGAGCATGTCAGCTCTAAACCAAAAATACAAGCAAAGCAGATTATGGTTCacagagcctggaggagagaagagaggagacatTGGCTCATCTCAGCTCTGTGTTTCATAAGAATAAGAGTAAAGCAAGGGCACTCCTATAAGGCTGTATATTCTACTCAAGGCAACGTACCATGAAAACCACACATTTACAGCAAATGTTAACCGTAGGCCTAATCGATCTAAATTCCATTTGTTTGTTAAGGTTAAACCTGAATATTATTATCAAACCTAGATTCAAACTGGGGCGAAACTGCAGTGTACCGTACTCTGTAAAATGAGCGGTTCTCTCTTGAATTTAGGTCGCGGTTTCTTTAAACTCTGCGGGAGAGACCCCAAGAAAACAGGTGGATTCCAACTCACACGTTACAAGACTCTACAGCAGCAAATTAAGCTCCCATATCCTCATATGCCACAAGATGGTGTAGATTAAATGggacttttttatttataaatccTTCCAGGAATAAAGTGATGTTTCACTTTGAAATGTGATGTGGGCTTGTGTGGTTGTTTCAGGGATAGCCCTACCGACTCACTACGCATGATTAAATTCCCTTTTCCAGTCGACCGTGTTGCACAAGTTACTGCTAAGATGATCATGTTGTATTCATTACTTTTTAAATGTCATTATTGGTTTTATTTTAATGTGAAAACACCCAATTAAAACAAGTGAGAGTAAAGAGAGGGTTTGTTTACTCAGTTGCAACTTGATAATCTCATAGTGGAGGGGCAGTGGACTGAATGCTCATATGTGTATGTTTTTAATCTCATAATGGAGGGGTAGTGGACTGAATGCTcatacgtttgtgtgtttggtttgattTGAAATGGTCTCCTCTGTAATCGCTCTATCTCTGATCCATATTCATTTTCACACCGAGAAACGCAAAGGTCATTGGTTTGATTACCAAAGAAAGATCAGGATTACGATGCAGTATGTTTACCTGTAGCTTTCGAAACACGGCCAACCTACTCATCAACGACATGTATTTGAGGTTAATGTTAACTTCATGTGTCCAGTCTGTGTTAAATGGTTGCATGAATGTTGGGAAAAAGTGACCTTTCTAAAAGGAGATAATACAGTAATATGTTAATATTATTCCATTGATTCCCTCTCGTCAACAACAGACATGAGAGTATATGCAGATCATTCTAGGTCAGTAAGATCTAGGAAGAGCGTGCTCAGAATCCCAACCGTAAAGCCCCCAGGCACTATATGCCGTATGCATAGACTTGTATACATTTGCATTGGCCCACCTTTTGGCTCCACCTTTCCATCAAAAGTGCCAATTATATTCCTGCAGACAATCCAGTATAAAAATATGTGCTGGGATCTGAATGCTTTATCCCTCCATATCTCCAGCTTTCTTATCTCTTTGAAGCCAGGACTCACATCTCATACCCATAAACACATAACTGTGTTTATTCAAATCTTGTCTTACTCCTGCTCCTATTGGGCATCATAATGTGGTCTGCCACCATAGTCTTCTCACATTCCCTCGCAAACCCTGACACAAGCTGAATTCATTTCCATTGTGCATCTCAGTGCACCCCAGGGTGCACTGTCACGGTCAATAAGCTGTTTCTGTCTGAGACACTTTGTTGAACGTTTGTGAGGTAGCAGCACCCTCCTGGGAAACGTGTGCATTCAAAACGACTGGCCACTAAATACAGccagacacactctctctctctctctctctctctctctctctctctctcactcactcactcactcactctctctctctctctctctctctctctctctctctctctctctctctctctctctctctctctctctctctctctcactcttactctctctggctctgtcttaCTGGCAAAGATTTGCTATCAACGTATCTCTGGTCTCACATGATATCTCTGCATTACCCTAGCCATTGCCAATACACAGCGTTGTGTTTCTGCTGAACATAAGGATCATCTCTCTGGACACGATATGCACAGGCAGGCTGCAGTATTTCgagtattttatttatatgaaAGAAAATTGAGCAAAGAGTGGAAGTACAAAGAAGTTAAATAATACATAAAACAAATTCATAAAAGAACAATTAACCATAAAGCGCATTAAAAACAAGGAGTGAGGCAACGACAGCCCTCTGATAAAACatccattaaaagtgttttaaAGTACTCTAAAGCTGCCATCGATAGCACAATTCTGTATTGAATTCCAAAGCATTTTGGGCCTAATGTTTAAAAGCACCGGGCCTCCAGGAGATCAGAGACGTGGGGTAGTCTGGGAGTCTGCGTCACATGGCTGTGTAGAAACGTATGATCATTGAGGTTGGTAAAGGTGGCCTTGGATTGCATTTGGCTGCGGTGCGTCAGTGGTGTGGGGATGCCCCCCCAGGCCGGAGCAGTGGGGTGGACCACATCACCATACATGATATATTGAATCCTAATTAGGGTTTACAGAAATTGAGGCAATTTGATTTGACCAACGCTTTCTTACCGATCCCTTTCATCAATCTAATCTAGAGGGTGATGGTCGATTGCACCACGGAACGCTAGGAGCTAAATAATGCTGGAGCCAGCGcgagacacacatacagcaacGATGTAGGGTGCGTTGAAACACATGTACCAATTAGCATtgtaatgtatttatatataataccACAAGGTGATTATGGCACCGAAAATCAGACAGctctgtataatatataaatatagcgTCAATTGTGTAGAGAGCTGTAGTGCTGAACTGGAGCCCTGCCCGGGGTACTCCATGCAACCAGAGTTCGACTCCAACGCTCCGAAGCTTTGGTGTTGCCCTGGGAATGCCGTGGGTTAGGGAGGCCTTCAGCAGAACGGAGAGAGTTGCTTTGGCAAATGGACTATTGAGTACACTATAGTGCTGGCGGGACCATGCATTTGATTCCACTAAGATAACTAAGATAAGGTTTAAggcttcttttttatttttttaacgaaAAAAGATAAAATGATTGTGGAACGCAAACCATTATTATGCTCGCATAATGATCGATCATGTTCTGATAATCACTTTCCATTATGTTGGGGTCGTTGAAAATGATTTGCAAAGCATTCAAAATCCAAATACAATATTCAAAGCACATATACGGGGGAATAAAAATGTGTACCTTCATGTGATGCTGCATTCCCTGGAGTTAATGTCATGTCTTGAGATGTAGAGGGATCTATTTTTGAGGGGACTGGCTGTACTTCTGCCGAAACTTTgttccctcttcctctcgcaAATCTTTCTCTAtatttaccctctctctctctctctctctctctctctctctctctctctctctctctctctcaaactgtCAGTTTGCCATCCGTGGCTGCACTGCTTTAAATTGCCTTCAAGGTTCAATCATTTTTACACTGCCTGTGATGGTTGTGGCCCAATCTTCTTTGCAGCGTGTAATTTTCCACTGTTAGGTTGTAATTTGTTCGACGCGTGGCTGTTGACGTTGATGAAATACGTTGAGCTCATCGGAGCGTCAGAAGCCTACACAAATCATAGTTAATCAATATTTAATCCCTGCATTCACCATTGAACGCTATTCATATCAGTAATGGAAATTGGGACATAAATTCAGGAACCCTGAATTTTAAGTAAGTGATAAATAAACAACGGCAGTAACACAGCCTTCCTCCTTTTTAATCGTAatccattttatttattcaacattatgaaaaaaaatatatatattaacatctTACCTGAATTCTAAACCTTGCTAGACCTGATCTCTTATTGTGAAAGATATGTTTAATTTGTTCATTATTCATTCTTGTTTTGGCAATGCGTCGAACAAGAAGAACctcaaacaaatacatttaaagacaattcaaatgtaatataatataataaataacacATCTGAATTGTctttcaaatgtttttgtttgtggttCTTCTTGCGGTTTGAGATCGACTGGTTCTTTTTGTGACAATCTTTGTGACAGTTACTTTGACGGAACACATAAAAAATGTTTTGGCTCGGTTTTGGTGTTggattttgtatttgttttcgtATCGGCCGAAGGCGTCCTCTGTCTCAGCCCGTACCATTCCCACGGGATCCTGTGGGAACACAAGTGCTGTGGCGAGCTCAGTGTAAGTTCTGGCTCTGATCCCACTGTCTATTCTGTCCCACAGAGTATCACTGGAAGGCTGACGGGGTTCCCAGTCATCCCACCCACGGCGTGAAGCCCTCCCCATCCGAGCAGTGAGCCTCATCTCCACCCGCCCCAactgtcaccaccaccacctcccccccgtAGCAGGGATGTATCAGGAGGTGGCCTTCCTGGCGGGCAGCACGGAGCACCAGTTCACCAGCTTCCACTTCAACCCCCCGGAGAACCCCCAGGAGGTGAGCTCCAAGAAGGGCCTGTACTACAAGCGggcccagctgctgctgctgcaacccCAGCAGCGCCACGCCCCCCCGCGCGACGACCACCCCGGAGACGACTCGGCCTCCCCCTCGGCCATCATCAACGTGGGCGGCATCAAGTACCGCATCCCCTGGTCCACGCTGGACGAGTTCCCCCTGACGCGGCTCGGCCGCCTGCGCGGCTGCAGCAGCGAGGCGGAGATCATGGCGGTGTGCGACGACTACGACGGCCGGCGCAACGAGTACTTCTTCGACCGCAGCCCGTCTGCCTTCCGCACCATCGTCACCTTCCTGGCGGCCGGCAAGCTGCGGCTGCTGCGGGAGATGTGCGCCCTGTCCTTCCAGGAGGAGCTGCTCTACTGGGGCGTGGAGGAGCAGAGCCTGGACTGGTGCTGCCTGCGCAAGCTGCGCCTCCGGCAGGAGGAGTACAAGATGCAGCggcggctggaggaggaggaggaggccgccgccgccgagctGACGGCCGCGTCCCCGTCCGGCGAGGAGGAGCCGGCCCCGCCGGGGGCCAcgcccggggccggggccggggcggggtcggcggtggtggtggtggtggggccggccggggccgggggcgtCCCGGACGAGGAGGGCCAGGGAGGGGACTGCATGCGCCGGCTGCGGGACATGGTGGAGAACCCGCACTCGGGTGTCCCGGGGAAGGTGTTCGCCTGCCTGTCGGTGGTGTTCGTGGCCATCACCGCCATCACGCTGTGCATCAGCACCATGCCCGACCTccgggaggaagaagagagggtgAGTCTCTGACGGTGAACCGCCCCGTGGTCTAACGGTGAACCGCCCCGTGGTCTGACGGTGAACCGCCCCGTGGTCTGACGGTGAACCGCCCCGTGATCTAACGGTGAACCGCCCCGTGGTCTGACGGTGAACCGCCCCGTGGTCTGACGGTGAACCGCCCCGTGGTCTGACGGTGAACCGCCCTGTGATCTAACGGTGAACCGCCCCATGGTCTAACGGTGAACCGCCCCGTGGTCTAACGGTGAACCGCCCCGTGGTCTGACGGTGAACCGCCCCGTGATCTAACGGTGAACCGCCCCATGGTCTAACGGTGAACCGCCCCGTGGTCAACATTAACACGCTGTTAATGTTGAATGAAAAAGGAAAACCGTGTTATGATAGATTCTGATGAGTCAATCTTTAGGAATGACGGGCTGGGACCCTATACCCCTCTGTTCATGGCGGGCTGGGACCCTATACCCCTCTGTCCATGGCGGGCTGGGACCCTATACCCCTCTGTCCATGACGGGCTGGGAACCTATACCCCTCTGTCCATGGCGGGCTGGGACCCTATACCCCTCTGTTCATGGCGGGCTTGGACCCTATATCACTCTGTCCATGACGGGCTGGGACCCTATACCCCTCTGTTCATGGCGGGCTTGGACCCTATATCCCTCTGTCCATGACGGGCTGGGACCCTATACCCCTCTGTTCATGGCGGGCTGGGATCCTATACCCTTGTGTCCATGGCGGGCTGGGACCCTATACCCCTCTGTTCATGGCGGGCTGGGATCCTATACCCTTGTGTTCACGGCGGGCTGGGACCCTATACCCCTCTGTTCAGAGCCACAGGGATTAAAGTGCCTTGAGTAATGTTGATGAAGTCAATCAAGTTTTCTAGATTTATATTAATAATTGTAATTCTTAACGGAGGTCAAGGACGTCTGTAGTAAGACAGTAAAGCAAGCTCTTTATAAAAGGCATTTCAAAGGCTGAAATCACAAGATGGACTAAATCTCAGAGAATCACCTCATCACTTAACTCTCGAATCTTGCCTAGCCATCTCATCTTAATATCTGACTGATCCCAGCTGCAACTGGTAGAAATATGCATATTGTATAAAAGTAGTGAATGCAATCGtatgtttttcatttttcaaaCCCGTTGcactcttgagatctgtgagattgagtgtttgagtgtgagacgtcctacgaacgtagtttatgacagggaaacactattaaacattaggacacgGCAAGTGAGTAACATCTCTGGCATTCGCTGgtatctggacatactacgcaaacacaggatactagcGGACACTGTGCCCGCAATTTACCGgaagaggaagcagcagagacggggtgggcATAAACAGAAGCGGGGAAAGAGGGCTGGCAACAAAGCTAGGCTAAAAGCTAGCTTAAAGACTGTGCTCCCCGGATTCAAGCAATATGTGGACTTTAAAACAAGAGGAGAAAATATCCTTGATCTGGTCTATTCCAACACTGCTGAGGCATACAAGGCCATTCCTCAACCCCATCTTGGCCTTTCAGACAAAAAATCTGTGCTGCTGCTTCCAGCTCACAAACCCAGGCTGATACGGGCCAGGGCAACCCAGTCACACGTCAGGGTGTGGCCAGATGGAGCAGTCTCAAATGAGTCTGAAAAGTCGCAAATGTGGCACGGGAGTCAACAAATCACTCAGTACAAGACCAGGCAGAGGATTGAGGACAGTGATGTTTCTCTCCCAGACAGACTCAATTACCCTTTTTTGCCAGTTTTGAGGCACCAGCGGGGCCAACGAGAGGGAGGACTGGACTCTCCCCTCCATCCGGTCAGCCACCCGTGGTCATCAGCCCAGCCGACACCAGGAGCACCCTGGCCAAGATCAACCCTCGGAAAGCAGCCGGCCTGGACAACGTTCCGGGGAGGGCACTCCAAGCCTGTACTGATGAGCTGACAGATGCCCTAACAGACATTTtcaacatctctctctgtcgcgcCACAGTACCCAGATGCCTCAAAACATCCATCATCGTTCCAGTTGCAAAAAAAAGTCTGCTGTGTCCTGTCTGAATGACTACCGTCCTGTCGCATTGACCCCAATAGTGATGAAGTGTTAATCAAACCACACATCACATCCAGCCTACGTGCATCACTGGATCCACATCAGTATGCCTACCGCTCAAACCGCTCCACAGAGGATACAATATCCACCACCCTGCATACAGTACTCAATAGGGGTGTGAATCTTTGGCTTcagacgattcgattcgattaacgATTCAGTAGTTGGCGATTCGATTCAAGGACAATTAATTTTTTTGGAACGTTTTGATTCGATTCTGTAAACCACGATTCGATTCAGTAACTTTGAACCAAAATTCTATATCcgtgaaataaacatgcaataatgtgacaccccttgtcaattttaccattattctttgcgaagccaaaatgcttccacactttggatttcaagtttgctggtgcattaacaatctcgctgccgctctctgccatgtttgaaatgcaccagtagagggtgagggagaaaaaaaactctTGTGGGACTTCCTTGCAAGCTGACTAGctgattcaagattcaaagtgtttattgtcatatgcacaaatgagacgttctcagttgtgcaatgaaattattcctttgtttccacagactgaatgcTAAGATTTTttacaagatagatagatagaagaaataatacatttaagttaaaataaataaataaataaataaataaataaaacggaatGGTGCAAATCCAAGAAAGCCAAAGTGCGTGAGCAAAATGTAAACAGCTGCGGCAGTCCTGAGGTAGAATACTCCTTAACAACAGACTCCTATCTGTTGTTAAGGAGTCTGAGGGCAGTGGGGAAGAAAGAGTTCTTTAGTCTTGATGTTTTGGACTTCATACTTCTGTACCTCCGTCCTGAGGGTAGAAGTGTAAACAGTCCAtgctgggggtgggaggggtcctTGAGTATGGAGGCAGCTCTCCTGTGGACTCTGTGGTGGTAGATGCTCTGCAGACGGTGGGGTTCTGATCTTCTTTGCAGTCTTTACCACTCTCTGCAGTCGTCTGCGGTCCAAAGCAGAAGTGCTGCCGTACCAGACGGGGATACAGCTGGTCAAGATGCTCTCAACAATGCAGCTGTAGAAGTTTCTGAGGATCTCAGGCGACATGCCAaacttcctcagcctcctcaggaAGTACAGCCGCTGTTGGGATTTCTTAACCAGCTGTGTGGTGTTGAGTGTCCAAGTGAGGTCGTCGCTGATGTGGACGCCGAGGTACTTGAAGCTGCTCACCCTCTCTACTTCAAGCTCCCCGATGAACAGTGGCCGATGAGGACTTATTTTCTTCCTCATGTCCACTATCATCTCCTTGGTCTTGTCCTTGTTGAGGGTGAGGATATTGTCCTCACACCATGACACCAGACTGGCCACCTCCCTCCTGTAGGCCGCTTCGTCCCCGCCCGTGATGCGTCCTATCACTGCGGTGTCGTCCGCAAACTTCAGGATGGTGTTGTCTATGTGGGAGGCGACACAGTCATGAGTGAACAGGGTGTAGAGGATGGGGCTGAGCACGCAGCCCTGTGGCGTGCCAATGTTTGTGATGATGCTGGCTGAAGTCCTATTTCCAATGCTGACAGATTGGGGCCTGCCAGTCAGAAAGTCCTGGAGCCGGTCACAGATGGTGGGGTGCAGACCTAGTGTAGACAGTTTGTCGGTGAGTTTGTGGGGGATGACTGTATTGAAGGCTGAGCTGTAATCCACAAGGAGCGTCCTGATGTAGGAGTCTTTATTTTCCAGATGGGAGAGGGAATAGTGGagaacagcagcaacagcatcaGAGGTGGACCTGTTGGGCCGGTAGGCATATTGCAGGGGGTCCAGGGTGTCTGGTATGCTGCTCTGAATGTGGGTCAGCACCACtctctcaaagcacttcataatGATTGGAGTGAGTGCTATTGGTCTGTAGTCATTCAGGCAGCTTGGTGGGCTCTTCTTTGGAACAGGGATGATGGTTGTGGTCTTGAAACAGGAGGGAACTGTGCAATCGCTGATGGAAAGGTTGAAGATGGATGTGAGAACATCAGCCAGCTCGTTGGCGCATGCTCTGAGAGCTCGCCCAGGGATGTTATCAACCCTCGCTGCCTTGTGAGGGTTGATGTTCCTAAGGACTCTGTGTACCTGTCCTGATGAGACggttggtgggggggagagggggagggtgctcCTGGTGTGTGAGGGCCTCCTCTCTGTGGTGGGGCTGGAGGTCTCGAAGCGGGGTAAGAAGGTGTTGAGCTCATCCGGCAAGCTGTCTGTGGagctgatggtgctggtggtggtcctgTAGTCAGTGATGTGCTGCAGGCCTTGCCACATCCGCCCGGAGTCAGCAGTGGAATAGAAGCCATCCAGCTTCACTCTGTACTGCCTTTTGGCTGCTCTGATGGCTTTTTCCAGAGCATACTTCGCAGCTTTGTACTCTCTTTGTACGTCTCATTGCCTGATTTAAATGCAATAGAGCGAGCACGCAGCATGTGGCGTACCTGACTGTTAATCCAGGGCTTCTGGTTGGGAAACCTCTTGACTTGTATGGTGGGCACGATGTTGTCAACACAAGTGCTAATATACCCAGTCACATACTCAGCATAGTCCTGTATGCTGACAGAAGTGTCCTCCAGTGTGGCTGCAGCTTTAAACACATCCCAGTCTGTCTGAGCAAAACAGTCCTGCAGGATGCTCTCAGTGTCTGGTGTCCAGAGTTTGACTTGTTTAGACACAAGGTTTGTCTGTTTCAGCCTTTGTCTGTATGCAGAGTTACGACAGAGTTATGACAGAGTTACGGATTACCGAGCTGCACTTCACAAAATAAACGTGTAAACTAAGTCTTAAAACATTAATCATAATCGATTCATacgatttaaagcatttatatcgattattggtgaagccaaagcgattcattctatttatttattttagcagatCGATTTAGTTTAATCGGTAGGACTGACAATCGATTCATcgatgcatcgcatgaatcgttacacccctagtactCACCCATCTAGAACAGAGAGACACCTATGCTAGAATCCTGTATGTTGACTTCAGCTCTGCATTTAACACCATCATGCCGCAGAGACTGATGGAGAAACTTCTCCTCCTGGGCCTAAACTCCACCCTCTGTCACTGGATACTGGGTTTCCTGTTGGAGCGACCACAGTCAGTTCGTGTTGGGAAAAAAATCTCCAAATCCATCACACTGAGTACAGGATCCCCCCAGGGATGTGTGCTCAGTCCACTGCTGGACACGCTGCTGACCCATGACTGTGTGCCAAGGCACAAGAACAACATGATCGTtaagtttgcagatgacactacagttgtgggtctcattcacaAAAATGAGGAATCCAGTTACAGATCATCTGGTCATCCTGTTTGAGAGCTGGTGCAGAGACAACAACCTGGTGCTCAATGCGGAAAAGACCATGGAAATGATCGTGGACTTCCGTAGATCACAACCAAAGCACACACCCCTCTGCATCAGCAATCgttgtcagggtgtgggtgtctccctgtttttccctcctgtgttgattactgttccctcccctaatgtgtctcagctgttcctcgttgtgtttgttatttaagccctcgtctttcctttgttccttgtgctgtcattgtggtttatcgtggtttgctgtggttagtgttggtggttagtcttgcgtgttccgtgttccttgttccctcccgagttcctccctgtcgtctcccgagttcctccctgtcgtctcccgagttccctgtagtctcccgagttccgagttgtctcccgagttccctgattcctgtgccttagcctttaggcctgaataaagtgccgtttcctgaaaccgtctgcgtttgggtcctacttgcctgctcgcaccaccatctaccctaacagaatgacagcaacacgaatggacccagcggacgatcaggttagccgtgagcggcaggatttatttattttgaaggcaatagatcgctggaagagtttggggtgccacccggttagccgtgagctgcaggattcattttttatgaaggcgatagctcgctgggagagtttggggtaccacccggttcctcctggcactccagctcccgctttgactccggtccccgagccctgtccggttcctgagcccactcctagccttccagagggggaccggcctcttcgcctgcttgaggtggtccgccctccgctcctgcctgagggggcccgccccctgctccttccagagggggaccggcctctgctcctgccggagggggtccgccctccagaccgtccaggggaggcacgctccccgctcctgcctgtgggggccctcctccactccttcccgaggggggttccccttcaaggccttccaccggaggggacccgccctctacctggccttccaccagaggggacccgccctctgcctggccttccaccagaggggacccgccctctgcctggccttccaccagaggggacccgccctctaccctgtccaccagaggggacccgccccctacctggactgccaccagaggggacccgccccctacctggcctgccaccagaggggacccgccccctacctggcctgccaccagaggggacccgccctctgcctggccctcctcctgaggggacccgccctctgcctggccctcctcctgaggggacccgccctctgcctggccctcctcctgaggggacccgccctctacctggcctgcctcctgaggggacccgccctctacctggcctgtctcctgaggggacccgccctctacctggcctgcctcctgaggggacccgccctctacctggcctgcctcctgaggggacccgccctctacctggccttcctctggaggggacccgccctctacctcgccttcgccggcctcctgaagggttccgccttcaccgctgccggccttctgagggggttctgtgccactgcaggtctcctgagcgactgagccctcatcgtccttgccgccggcctcctgaagggttccgccgtcactctgcctctgcttgcccctcaggccgtccgcctgaggctccctgccatgccctggggcagttttctggccgcccgcctgacgtccctcggctctgccccagtccatttttttttttttttgattcccccctcctggcgcccctccacccacccgttttgggtttgactttctttgttttttgcttgtcgtgggtcgcctgggagtcgacccttaacgggggggtactgtcagggtgtgggtgtctccctgtgtttccctcctgtgttgattactgttccctcccctaatgtgtctcagctgttcctcgttgtgtttgttatttaagccctcgtctttcctttgttccttgtgctgtcattgtggtttatcgtggtttgctgtggttagtgttggtggttagtcttgcgtgttccgtgttccttgttccctcccgagttcctccctgtcgtctcccgagttccctgtagtctccggagttccgagttgtctcccgagttccctgattcctgtgccttagcctttaggcctgaataaagtgccgtttcctgaaaccgtctgcgtttgggtcctacctgcctgcccgCACCGCCACCTACCTTAACAATCGTGAAGTGGAAAAGGTGGAGCACATCAAGTTCCTGGGAGTACAGATCTCTGACAACCATTCCTGGTCCAAAAACACCACTGGGCTAGAGACTGTACTTCCTGAGGAAACTCCAACAGGCCTCACTACCTCCCAGCATCCTCACCACATTCTACAGGGGGGCAGTGGGGAGTGTGCTGTTGACGCCATCGCtacctggttctccagctgcagTGCGTTGGACAAAAAGGCCCTGCAGAGAGCGGTGAGATCAGCGGAAAAGGTCATTGGCGCCTCACTTCCCTCTGTCCAGGACATATTCCTGAGCCACTGCGGGAATAGGGCCCAGAAATTGTGAGAGagccctctcaccctctgaacagcttctttcagctcctaccctccaagaagcgCTATCGCAGcataagatgctccaccaccaggctgctggACAGCGTCCTGCATCAAGCTGTCAGGGTGCTC contains:
- the kcng2 gene encoding potassium voltage-gated channel subfamily G member 2 — protein: MYQEVAFLAGSTEHQFTSFHFNPPENPQEVSSKKGLYYKRAQLLLLQPQQRHAPPRDDHPGDDSASPSAIINVGGIKYRIPWSTLDEFPLTRLGRLRGCSSEAEIMAVCDDYDGRRNEYFFDRSPSAFRTIVTFLAAGKLRLLREMCALSFQEELLYWGVEEQSLDWCCLRKLRLRQEEYKMQRRLEEEEEAAAAELTAASPSGEEEPAPPGATPGAGAGAGSAVVVVVGPAGAGGVPDEEGQGGDCMRRLRDMVENPHSGVPGKVFACLSVVFVAITAITLCISTMPDLREEEERGECSQRCYNIFVLETVCVAWFSLEFLLRFIQTPSKCAFLCTPLNIIDVVAILPYYITLIVDSLSVGGRPGGSGNNYLEKVGLVLRVLRALRIFYVMRLARHSLGLQTLGLTVRRCTREFGLLLLFLCVAMALFSPLVFLAESELGAKQEFTSIPGSYWWAVISMTTVGYGDMVPRSIPGQVVALSSILSGILLMAFPVTSIFHTFSRSYLELKEEQQRALRQKPDSHLDSTKSHSEDSQETDSYQGAAEAAIAAAAAAQRRKSTAAIIASQRAAEIRRSAQT